The genomic region ATTGCAGATTTATACGGAAACCGCGATGATCGGATATCTGAATGCCCCATCCCCCTTTACAGAGGATGGATGGCTTCGTACAGGGGATGAAGCTGTGCTGGAGCAGGGGTACATTCGTATTCTGGGACGTCGTTCCGAGATCATTAACGTAGGGGGACGGAAAGTATATCCTGCCGAAGTTGAGGGTGTTTTGGAGCAGATGGAATGTATTGAAGCGGCCGTAGTTTCGGGAGACCAGAGCGGCATCACCGGTCAGAGGGTGAAGGTGACGGTACGACTGGCTACAGAATGTACTCTTACAGATCTGAGACGATCCATCTGGGAATATTGTCGGGACAAGCTGCCTTCATACAAAATTCCGCAGAAAATCGTGATTACGCAAGAGCTGCTCGTAAGTTCGAGAATGAAGAAAATACGAAAACCGATGACTTCGTTGCCGTTGGCCTCGGTTGGGGAAGAGGTCGCGGCAACCAATGAATATCAGGCGGGCATTAGAGAACGTTAACCTATCTGGAAACGTGAACGGAACAGAAAAGGAGCTACCTCAAATAGCTTCACCTCGCTCGAATCGCTATCGCTAACGAACCTCAAACGTCGTATTAAGGGATAATCAAGAAAAGTAAAACCTAACGAATCTCAGTAACGTTATTGCATCAAAATACGGCTTCTGCTTGCGAAAATCGACTTATTGGACGAAATAAGGTTTCTCTGATTCGTTAGGCATTTAGCCCACGTATAATGAAGCAAATAACGTGTGCTGGGTTCGTTAGGATATGACGTATAAGATTCATAAGATGTATCAGACATATAAGATACAGAAGAGGCTGTTCCCCGGGCGTATGACCTGGAGGACAGCCTCTTTGAAGTTATTTTACCTTGTTAGCTGTATTCATCTCAGGCCTCAGCTGGTTGTTTCACCTCAAGTTGCATCAGGGAGAATCCGTATGCTTCCAGATTGAGGGTCAGTTTATTTTGCCGAGCTTCCACGGTGTTTGCTGTGAATAGATTTCGCCAGACGTTACGATCTGCCAAGGGGAGTTCCAGTGTACACGGCTCATCACCCGCATTCAGCACAAGAAGCATACGTTCACCTGAATTCGAATCCAATCGTTCGATGGCAAGACAAGGGTCTCCGGCTTTTGCATATACAATCTTCAGTTCCGTGCTGCGAAGGGCAGGGTGCTCTTTGCGAAGGGCAATCGTACGGGTGAAGAATTCCAGAAGTTCACGGTTCTGTTTGGTCTCATCCCACTCCATACACTTGCGGCAACCCGGATCATATCCCCCATCAAGACCCACTTCGTCTCCATAATAGATACAGGGTACACCTGGATACGTAAGCAGCAACGTAACGGCAAGCTTCATCTTGCGTTCATCTCCATCACACAAGGACAGCAGTCTGGGCGTATCATGGCTTCCGAGCAGATTGAAAGCTGCTTCCGTTACAGGCTGTGAATAGGCTGCGAGCAGTTTGCCGATCTCATTCGCGAAGCCAAGTCCATCCAGCTTTCCGTGCACCGTGTAGTCCAATACCGAATTGGTAAATGGATAATTCATCACGGCATCGAACTGGTCTCCCTGAAGCCACATGAGCGAATCATGCCAGATCTCACCGAGCAGATAGGCGTCAGGCTTGATGGCCTTTACCGTCTGCCGGAATTCGCGCCAGAACTGATGATCCACCTCATTCGCCACATCTAGTCTCCAGCCGTCAATATCCATCTCCTCAATCCAGAAACGTCCTACCTCCAGCAGGTATGCCTTCACTTCAGGGTGTTCCGTATTCAGCTTCGGCATGAGCGGCTCAAAGGCAAAGGTGTCATAAGTCGGTATACCATCCTCCACACGCGGCGGCCAATCCTTAATATAGAACCAATCTGCGTAGGAGGAGGCAGCTCCATTCTTCATCACATCCACAAAAGGAGGAAACTCTCTCCCGGAATGATTAAATACCGCATCCAGAACAACGCGTATACCTCGCTGATGACAGGCGTCCACAAAGGCTTTGAACTGTTCATTGGTTCCAAAGTGAGGATCAACTTTCATGTAATCGCCTGTATTGTATTTGTGATTCGTCGTGGCCTCGAACAGCGGACAGAAGTAGATGGCATTGATACCGAGCTGGCTGATATGATCCAGATGATCAAGCACACCTTGCAGATCTCCACCAAAGAAGTTCACCGGTGTAGGTTCTCCTCCCCAGGGTTCCGCATTTTTGGGACTGATGAAGGGATCACCATTGGCATAACGTTCAGGGAAAATCTGATAAAACACAGCGTCCTTAACCCAGGCAGGCGGTTCAAATATGTCGACTGGGTTCATAAATGGAAAATCAAAGAATTCAAGTGGATGATCAGGCAACGCCTGCTCGAATCCACGCTCTGTCATCCAGACCGATTCCTCTCCCTGAATCAATTGGAACCCATACCGTAATCTGCGATAGGGAGGTGAAGTCTCGGCTTCCCAATAATCGAACATTTCATCTCGGGCAAAGATGTGCATGGGGATGTGCGTGATCGTCCGATCCCAGGCATATTTGTCCCCGGTAATCGCAATCACCGCATCCAGATCCCCGCGTTTGGACCGAAGTCGCAGGTGCATGGTCGAGCGATCATAAGCATAGGACCAATTGAGTTTGGGGCGATGGTAAATGGCTTCAAGAATCATGTGAATCACTCCTCGTCAGATGATGAAATTCATATCAATGCGGCCATATAAACGCAAAAAAGGCACAACCTCAATTGTTCACGAGGTTGTACCTTTCGGCAGCATAGCCTTTTGATTATAGTGCTATTATACGAACTAACGTAGCAAAAGAAAACACTTTTTTTCCTTAAATTTCAAAATTATTTTATTCGAAATGTAGGACGCATATCTACAATTACTGTTTTTATAAATCAAATCCAAGTTTATTGGCATATGCAGAGAATTCTTTGTGAAACTTCTCGATATTTTTCTTGCCGGAATCAATTTTGGCATTGGCCTGTTTCAGGACAGCGCTGTTTACCGTTGTTTTGGAGACCGCTTTTTTAGCGAGTTGGAATCCTTCCAGCTGTGCATAGCTACCTTTGATCAGGTTGGCATGGATTTTTTGCAATTCCGCATCTTGCGGTTTAATCAGCTTCAGCTTGGATACATATTTGGTGTAGTTAGGAATCGCTGTGTTATTCAGTTTCAGGAAAACGGACTTGCGATTAGACGATGTAATGTAGAATCCACCTCCCAAAGCATTGAAGGCTTTCTCCTCATATACCGATGCCTTATCCAACTGATCAAGGTAGCTCAGGAAATCTTCTTCTTCAACTGTAGGAATCGGTTCTTGTTCTGACGTGTCAACTTCTTCATAGTATTCGTCTTCCGAATATGTAGTAGTTGAGTCATCCGCAGCAGCGGCATAGGACCCTGCAGGTGCGAATACCCCACCAAGCAAAACAAAGCTCATAATAATGGATAGAACCCAAGATTTTTTCACGTAACAATTTCCCCTATCTATAGATGTGATATTATTCCATTGGATAATCTAACATAGTACGACAAGAAATTACAGGTATCATTTTACAGTAATATGGATTTTCATATCGTTT from Paenibacillus sp. FSL R5-0341 harbors:
- a CDS encoding alpha-glycosidase gives rise to the protein MILEAIYHRPKLNWSYAYDRSTMHLRLRSKRGDLDAVIAITGDKYAWDRTITHIPMHIFARDEMFDYWEAETSPPYRRLRYGFQLIQGEESVWMTERGFEQALPDHPLEFFDFPFMNPVDIFEPPAWVKDAVFYQIFPERYANGDPFISPKNAEPWGGEPTPVNFFGGDLQGVLDHLDHISQLGINAIYFCPLFEATTNHKYNTGDYMKVDPHFGTNEQFKAFVDACHQRGIRVVLDAVFNHSGREFPPFVDVMKNGAASSYADWFYIKDWPPRVEDGIPTYDTFAFEPLMPKLNTEHPEVKAYLLEVGRFWIEEMDIDGWRLDVANEVDHQFWREFRQTVKAIKPDAYLLGEIWHDSLMWLQGDQFDAVMNYPFTNSVLDYTVHGKLDGLGFANEIGKLLAAYSQPVTEAAFNLLGSHDTPRLLSLCDGDERKMKLAVTLLLTYPGVPCIYYGDEVGLDGGYDPGCRKCMEWDETKQNRELLEFFTRTIALRKEHPALRSTELKIVYAKAGDPCLAIERLDSNSGERMLLVLNAGDEPCTLELPLADRNVWRNLFTANTVEARQNKLTLNLEAYGFSLMQLEVKQPAEA